A window of Chitinophaga sp. MM2321 contains these coding sequences:
- a CDS encoding DUF1343 domain-containing protein, which produces MNRILFICTLICFLVPAAQAQYSANVVPGAAQTSRYLPLLKNKRVALLVNQTATIGNTHLVDSLLKLQVKIQKIFSPEHGFRGNADAGEKVGNSTDAHTGLPVVSLYGQHRKATTADLQDVDILIFDIQDVGTRFYTYISSLQELMESAAENNKTLLILDRPNPNGDYVDGPVLDTAFRSFVGMQPIPVVHGMTVGEYAQLLNGERWLKNGVPCNIIVIPCENYTHNTFYRLPVRPSPNLPNMAAINLYPSLCFFEGTNVSLGRGTDKPFQLFGAPGFPKQGFSFTPRSVAGAKNPPLKDQLCYGFDLSNAPEATPEKGRRMEIKWLLEAYRLFPEKDKFFNNFFNKLAGNAQLQQQIKKGMSEKEIRKTWEPGLAKFKEIRAKYLLY; this is translated from the coding sequence ATGAACCGTATCCTCTTTATTTGCACACTTATTTGTTTCCTGGTTCCGGCTGCACAGGCGCAATATTCCGCCAACGTGGTTCCCGGCGCAGCACAAACAAGCCGCTATCTGCCACTGCTGAAAAATAAGCGCGTGGCCTTGCTGGTCAACCAGACCGCGACTATTGGTAATACACATCTCGTAGATTCCCTGCTGAAATTACAGGTGAAGATTCAGAAGATCTTTAGCCCGGAGCACGGCTTCCGGGGGAATGCCGACGCCGGCGAAAAAGTAGGCAACAGCACCGATGCCCATACCGGCCTGCCGGTAGTATCATTGTATGGTCAGCACCGAAAAGCCACCACAGCCGATCTACAGGATGTAGATATCCTCATTTTTGATATCCAGGACGTAGGCACGCGGTTCTATACATACATTTCCTCTCTTCAGGAACTAATGGAATCTGCCGCAGAAAATAATAAAACATTACTCATCCTCGACCGCCCTAATCCCAACGGTGATTATGTGGACGGCCCCGTTCTTGATACCGCTTTCCGCTCCTTCGTAGGCATGCAACCCATACCAGTAGTACATGGTATGACGGTAGGAGAATATGCGCAACTGCTGAATGGAGAACGCTGGCTGAAAAACGGCGTTCCCTGCAATATCATAGTGATCCCTTGTGAAAACTATACCCACAACACCTTTTACCGTTTACCGGTACGCCCTTCGCCCAATTTACCCAACATGGCAGCGATCAATCTCTACCCTTCCCTCTGCTTTTTTGAAGGCACCAATGTAAGCCTGGGTCGTGGTACAGACAAGCCTTTCCAGCTATTTGGTGCGCCCGGATTTCCAAAGCAAGGGTTTTCATTCACGCCACGCAGCGTAGCAGGCGCGAAAAACCCACCACTGAAAGATCAGCTGTGTTACGGCTTTGACCTGAGCAATGCCCCGGAAGCTACCCCGGAAAAAGGCCGCCGGATGGAAATTAAATGGCTGCTGGAAGCCTACCGGTTATTCCCGGAGAAAGATAAATTCTTTAATAACTTTTTTAATAAACTCGCCGGCAACGCACAATTGCAACAACAGATTAAAAAGGGAATGTCTGAAAAAGAAATCCGTAAAACCTGGGAGCCAGGATTGGCAAAGTTTAAAGAGATCCGTGCAAAATACCTGCTGTATTAA
- the fmt gene encoding methionyl-tRNA formyltransferase — protein sequence MTKDLKIVFMGTPDFAVASLDILVQNGFNIVGVITAPDKPAGRGLQLQESAVKKYAVSKGLHILQPEKLKNPAFIAELAALKADLQVVVAFRMLPEIVWNMPPEGTINVHASLLPNYRGAAPINWAIINGETTSGVTTFKLQHEIDTGDILFNDSVEIREDETAGELHDSLMQTGARLLLKTVQAIAAGEVKETPQAAISPEDIKHAPKIFKETCQIDWQQPLDKVYNLVRGLSPYPTAWTTFQGKNLKIYKAHKEHITPSKAPGEFDTDHKTFMKIATPDGYLHLDEIQLEGKKRMDIGAFLRGHRPDSN from the coding sequence ATGACGAAAGATCTCAAGATTGTTTTTATGGGCACGCCTGATTTTGCAGTAGCGTCCCTGGATATATTGGTGCAAAACGGATTCAACATAGTAGGTGTGATCACAGCACCCGACAAGCCCGCCGGCAGAGGATTACAGCTACAGGAAAGCGCCGTGAAAAAATATGCGGTGAGCAAGGGGTTACATATTTTGCAACCGGAGAAACTGAAAAATCCTGCGTTCATAGCCGAACTGGCCGCCCTGAAAGCCGATCTGCAGGTGGTAGTAGCTTTCCGTATGCTACCAGAAATAGTATGGAATATGCCCCCGGAAGGCACCATTAATGTACATGCTTCCCTGTTGCCCAACTACCGGGGAGCCGCTCCTATTAACTGGGCTATCATCAATGGTGAAACAACATCCGGTGTCACCACCTTCAAACTGCAACACGAAATTGATACCGGCGATATTTTATTCAATGATAGCGTAGAGATCCGGGAAGATGAAACCGCCGGCGAACTCCATGATAGCCTCATGCAAACCGGGGCCAGACTATTATTAAAAACGGTACAGGCTATTGCCGCCGGAGAGGTAAAAGAAACACCACAGGCAGCTATCAGCCCCGAAGATATTAAACACGCCCCCAAGATCTTCAAGGAAACGTGTCAGATCGATTGGCAGCAACCACTGGACAAAGTGTATAATCTCGTACGGGGTTTAAGTCCCTATCCCACTGCCTGGACTACCTTCCAGGGCAAAAACCTGAAGATCTACAAAGCGCATAAAGAACATATCACCCCATCAAAGGCGCCCGGTGAATTTGATACAGACCATAAAACGTTTATGAAAATAGCCACCCCGGATGGGTACCTGCATCTCGACGAAATACAGCTGGAAGGCAAGAAGAGAATGGATATAGGGGCATTTCTGAGAGGGCACAGACCAGACTCAAATTGA
- a CDS encoding LysM peptidoglycan-binding domain-containing protein, with protein sequence MVKSILSIALFGLSAGVVKAQDTLQVQGTSPALYVSHTVKKGENFYSLSRAYGIPPKEIATANKVTMDQGLQLGHTLHIPLTTANFSQKANAVGKPVYHKVADKETLYRVSVNFNKVPLDNIRHWNNFQGDGLKKDSYIIVGFLKGAGGTPAQPRTEVAKQETKIVEPISEPISAPVADTPKREVVKVVKKEAEERPVTDTQESIPAPAPAAPTPTPVASASSDFEQIYEQQTNGGKKTTSEKGPGTWFKSNAVGKYYALHNTAPRGTIIKVTNPLNGKAIYAKVLDVIPQMKSNAGLIIKLSDSAMQALGSNETRFYCELNYDRD encoded by the coding sequence ATGGTAAAATCGATTCTATCAATTGCCTTGTTTGGTTTGAGTGCAGGAGTGGTGAAAGCACAGGACACGCTACAGGTACAGGGAACCTCACCGGCTCTTTACGTATCCCACACCGTGAAGAAGGGAGAAAATTTTTATAGCCTGAGCCGTGCTTACGGCATTCCCCCCAAAGAAATTGCTACCGCCAACAAGGTAACTATGGACCAGGGATTACAACTGGGTCATACACTACATATTCCGTTGACCACCGCCAATTTTTCTCAGAAAGCAAATGCTGTAGGTAAACCGGTATATCACAAAGTAGCCGATAAAGAAACCTTATATCGTGTAAGTGTCAACTTCAACAAAGTGCCGCTGGACAATATCCGGCATTGGAATAACTTCCAGGGCGACGGCTTGAAAAAAGACAGTTACATTATTGTGGGATTTCTGAAAGGTGCTGGTGGTACACCTGCACAACCTCGCACAGAAGTGGCGAAACAGGAAACGAAGATAGTGGAACCTATCAGCGAACCTATTAGTGCACCGGTGGCAGATACGCCTAAGAGAGAAGTCGTGAAAGTAGTGAAAAAGGAAGCAGAAGAACGGCCGGTAACTGATACCCAGGAATCAATACCTGCGCCGGCACCAGCAGCACCAACACCAACACCGGTAGCCAGTGCCAGCAGCGACTTTGAACAGATCTATGAGCAGCAAACAAATGGCGGCAAGAAAACCACTTCTGAAAAAGGACCTGGTACCTGGTTCAAAAGCAATGCAGTAGGTAAGTATTACGCACTGCATAACACCGCACCCCGTGGCACGATCATTAAAGTAACAAATCCCCTGAACGGTAAAGCTATTTATGCAAAAGTGTTGGATGTAATTCCGCAGATGAAATCCAATGCCGGCCTGATCATCAAACTGAGCGACAGCGCCATGCAGGCTTTAGGCAGCAATGAAACGAGGTTTTATTGTGAACTGAACTACGACCGGGATTAA
- a CDS encoding NAD(P)(+) transhydrogenase (Re/Si-specific) subunit beta — protein MASSILSIIYLIGSVTFILGLKMLSKPDTARKGNLIAAAGMTLAILGTIFLYQTNGKHLHNYGWIAAGLLIGSVIGVMSAKKVKMTAMPEMVSMFNGMGGACAALISIVEFNHLIHKNFWENLSATSPEGTLNNLLKQLIHSGSDEFGRTLAMNLHTDLRGELLIILLGLIIGAVSFAGSVIAWGKLNGSIRDFSFKGQHVVNLLVMAGVLIGGIALMMIINDKAAITTSNTAQESGQLLTLNLVFYAVLFCSLVYGILFVLPIGGADMPVVISLLNSFTGVAAACGGFLYDNPVMLTGGILVGSAGTILTILMCKAMNRSLKNVLIGSFGGAKAAAAAGKEQGLYKEISLPDAAVVLAYAHKVMIVPGYGLAVAQAQHACHELEKLLEDKGVEVKYAIHPVAGRMPGHMNVLLAEADVPYEKLLEMEDANAEMPTTDVVLILGANDVVNPAAKNDPSSPIYGMPILEVENAKMVIVNKRSMKPGYAGIENDLFFQPKTSMLFGDAKQVLQHLVAEIKQV, from the coding sequence ATGGCATCCAGCATTTTATCCATTATCTACCTGATCGGCTCTGTTACATTTATTCTCGGACTAAAGATGTTGAGCAAACCCGATACTGCCCGCAAAGGCAATCTGATAGCGGCAGCCGGTATGACGCTGGCTATTCTGGGTACCATCTTTCTTTATCAAACAAACGGTAAGCATTTACATAATTACGGATGGATAGCCGCTGGTTTACTCATTGGTAGTGTGATCGGCGTAATGTCGGCGAAAAAAGTGAAGATGACGGCTATGCCGGAAATGGTGAGTATGTTTAATGGCATGGGAGGGGCCTGCGCGGCATTGATATCCATCGTGGAATTTAATCACCTGATTCATAAAAACTTTTGGGAAAATCTGTCTGCTACCTCACCGGAAGGGACTTTGAATAATTTATTGAAGCAGTTGATCCATTCCGGTAGCGATGAATTTGGGCGCACACTGGCCATGAACCTGCATACCGACTTACGGGGAGAGCTGCTGATCATTCTTCTTGGCCTGATCATCGGCGCTGTTTCTTTTGCAGGAAGTGTGATTGCATGGGGAAAACTCAACGGCAGCATCCGGGATTTTTCTTTCAAAGGACAACATGTAGTGAACCTTCTTGTGATGGCAGGTGTATTAATTGGTGGCATTGCTTTAATGATGATCATCAACGATAAAGCAGCCATAACAACCAGCAACACAGCACAGGAAAGCGGCCAGCTGCTTACTTTGAACCTGGTTTTTTATGCGGTGCTGTTTTGCTCCCTGGTATACGGGATATTGTTTGTGTTGCCCATTGGTGGTGCAGATATGCCCGTAGTGATTTCCCTGCTCAATTCTTTTACCGGCGTAGCGGCGGCCTGTGGCGGGTTTTTGTATGATAACCCGGTGATGCTTACAGGTGGTATTCTCGTTGGTTCTGCGGGCACGATCCTCACCATCCTCATGTGTAAAGCCATGAACAGGTCACTCAAAAATGTATTGATTGGTTCATTTGGCGGCGCAAAAGCTGCGGCTGCCGCGGGAAAAGAACAAGGATTATATAAAGAAATCAGTTTGCCGGATGCGGCGGTGGTACTGGCCTATGCACATAAAGTGATGATTGTGCCGGGATATGGATTGGCGGTAGCACAGGCCCAGCATGCCTGTCATGAGTTGGAGAAACTCCTGGAAGACAAGGGCGTGGAAGTGAAATATGCGATCCATCCTGTTGCAGGGCGTATGCCCGGACATATGAATGTATTGCTGGCGGAAGCGGATGTGCCCTATGAAAAATTACTGGAGATGGAAGACGCCAATGCGGAAATGCCCACAACAGATGTGGTGCTGATCCTGGGCGCCAATGACGTGGTGAATCCGGCGGCAAAGAATGACCCATCCAGCCCCATTTATGGTATGCCCATCCTGGAGGTGGAAAATGCAAAAATGGTGATTGTGAATAAACGTAGTATGAAACCTGGTTACGCAGGTATAGAGAACGATTTATTTTTTCAACCAAAAACTTCCATGCTGTTTGGCGATGCCAAACAGGTGCTGCAACATCTGGTGGCAGAAATTAAACAAGTATAA
- a CDS encoding NAD(P) transhydrogenase subunit alpha, translating into MEHLLSFLHQHIELIYIVILSIFLGVEVISRVPSVLHTPLMSGANAIHGVVIIGAIIVMGKAEPDNYLALILGFLAVILGTINVVGGFVVTDRMLEMFKGKKK; encoded by the coding sequence ATGGAACATCTGTTATCTTTTCTGCATCAGCATATTGAGTTGATCTATATCGTTATCCTATCCATTTTTTTAGGCGTAGAAGTCATTTCCCGGGTTCCTTCTGTATTGCATACCCCGCTGATGAGCGGCGCCAATGCGATTCATGGTGTTGTTATTATCGGCGCTATCATTGTAATGGGGAAGGCGGAACCTGATAACTACCTGGCGCTGATCCTGGGCTTTTTAGCGGTGATTCTGGGTACAATCAATGTGGTAGGTGGTTTTGTGGTAACAGACCGTATGCTGGAAATGTTCAAAGGCAAGAAGAAGTAA
- a CDS encoding Re/Si-specific NAD(P)(+) transhydrogenase subunit alpha: MIAGVLKEKNNETRVSLVPEVVRQLQQMSVTVWVEQGAGANAYYNDDAYMQAGALIKNTAEILSQADVIFTLQPPSRELIDQIPAGKIIIGMLQPLYRVGEVEYWASRNITAFSLDTIPRTTRAQVMDVLSSQANIAGYKAVLLAAYSYSRYFPMLMTAAGSIAPAKVLILGAGVAGLQAIATARRLGAVVEVFDTRPAVKEEVMSLGAKFVEVDGAADASAAGGYAVEQSEAYQLKQQQKIAESIAKADIVITTAQIPGKTAPVLITQPMLDQMRAGSVIVDLAAATGGNTSVTKNDETVDYHGVAIIGNSNLPASMPADASKLYAKNVFNFLKLIITKEGGLHLDFEDDIVSGACITHKGEIVNDRVKGLMQLA; this comes from the coding sequence ATGATTGCAGGAGTTTTGAAAGAAAAAAACAACGAAACCAGGGTTTCCTTAGTCCCTGAAGTAGTCAGGCAATTACAGCAAATGTCGGTGACCGTGTGGGTGGAGCAGGGAGCTGGTGCAAATGCTTATTATAACGATGACGCCTATATGCAAGCAGGCGCTTTAATAAAAAATACGGCTGAAATCCTGTCACAGGCAGATGTTATCTTCACACTACAACCCCCTTCCAGAGAGCTTATAGACCAGATTCCTGCCGGTAAGATCATTATCGGGATGTTGCAACCCCTGTATCGTGTGGGTGAAGTGGAATACTGGGCTTCCAGGAATATCACAGCTTTCAGTCTTGATACTATTCCGCGTACTACCCGTGCGCAGGTGATGGATGTACTGAGTTCACAGGCAAATATTGCCGGTTATAAGGCGGTATTGCTGGCAGCGTATAGCTATTCCCGTTATTTCCCTATGCTGATGACAGCAGCCGGAAGTATTGCACCTGCCAAAGTGCTGATCCTGGGCGCCGGTGTGGCTGGCCTGCAGGCCATTGCTACTGCACGCCGCCTGGGCGCAGTGGTGGAAGTATTTGATACCCGACCGGCAGTAAAGGAAGAAGTGATGAGCCTCGGCGCTAAATTTGTGGAGGTAGACGGCGCCGCAGATGCTTCTGCCGCAGGCGGTTACGCAGTGGAACAAAGCGAAGCATACCAATTAAAACAACAACAGAAAATAGCGGAAAGCATTGCAAAAGCAGATATTGTGATCACCACCGCACAGATCCCCGGAAAAACAGCGCCGGTGCTGATTACCCAGCCTATGCTGGATCAGATGCGCGCCGGATCTGTTATTGTTGACCTGGCCGCTGCTACCGGTGGTAACACCAGCGTGACCAAAAATGATGAAACGGTGGATTATCATGGCGTTGCTATTATCGGCAATTCCAACCTGCCTGCTTCCATGCCGGCAGATGCCAGCAAGCTGTATGCAAAAAATGTTTTCAATTTTCTGAAACTGATCATCACAAAAGAAGGTGGTCTGCACCTGGATTTTGAAGATGATATTGTGAGCGGTGCCTGTATCACACACAAGGGTGAAATCGTGAACGACCGCGTGAAAGGCTTGATGCAGCTGGCATAA
- the hemG gene encoding protoporphyrinogen oxidase, translated as MPQEPVLIIGAGISGLSIAYELQKQQVPYLLMEAESSTGGVIQSIHKDGFELDAGPNSLAASPETLQFIRELGLESDILQASAVSKNRYLVRNNQLHPVSPHPLKILGSPYLSGKSKWRLFTERFRKPVPAAEEETVTAFVTRRFNKEIADYVFDPVLSGIYAGNPDLMSINEVLPALPRWEREYGSVTKGLMKDKAAMGGRKIISFKGGNQLLTTRLQEILHTPVRLNCTVKNIAVAAAGYAVAYEENGVPATLQASQVVFAMPAYRTATTIAPLDATTAALLQEVHYPRMGVLHLGFEASAMQQPLEAFGFLVPNAEKMHFLGAICNSAIFPQKAPQGKILLTVFLGGARQEQLFDQLGEEGLQQQVLREIQSLLGLSAPPVMQHFSCWHKAIPQLNTGHAKLRVAVATFEKKYPGLHLSGNYLQGVAIPALLQHAAALAAMLKKN; from the coding sequence ATGCCGCAAGAACCCGTTTTGATCATTGGCGCCGGTATTTCCGGGCTGAGCATCGCTTATGAGCTGCAAAAGCAGCAGGTGCCCTACCTGTTGATGGAAGCTGAAAGCTCTACGGGTGGCGTGATACAGTCGATCCATAAAGACGGTTTTGAGCTGGATGCAGGACCTAATTCACTCGCGGCATCACCGGAAACCTTGCAGTTTATCAGGGAGCTGGGATTGGAAAGTGACATATTGCAGGCATCAGCAGTTAGTAAAAACCGTTATCTCGTCAGGAATAACCAGTTACATCCTGTTTCCCCGCACCCATTGAAAATACTGGGTTCTCCGTATTTAAGCGGTAAAAGCAAATGGCGGCTGTTTACAGAGCGTTTCCGTAAACCAGTGCCGGCAGCAGAAGAGGAGACCGTTACCGCTTTTGTTACCAGGAGATTTAATAAAGAGATTGCCGATTATGTATTTGATCCGGTATTGTCGGGTATTTATGCTGGTAATCCTGATCTGATGAGCATCAACGAGGTATTGCCTGCGCTGCCGCGCTGGGAGCGGGAATACGGTAGTGTTACCAAAGGACTGATGAAAGATAAGGCGGCTATGGGCGGGCGGAAGATCATCAGTTTTAAAGGAGGCAACCAGTTGCTCACGACGCGTTTGCAGGAAATATTACATACACCGGTACGATTAAATTGTACCGTTAAAAATATAGCCGTTGCCGCAGCAGGATATGCGGTAGCGTATGAAGAAAATGGCGTGCCTGCTACTTTGCAGGCCAGCCAGGTGGTATTTGCTATGCCTGCTTACCGCACTGCAACCACAATTGCCCCGCTGGACGCCACTACGGCGGCGTTGCTACAGGAAGTACATTATCCGCGTATGGGCGTATTACACCTGGGTTTCGAGGCAAGCGCCATGCAACAGCCGCTGGAAGCTTTTGGCTTCCTCGTACCGAATGCGGAAAAGATGCATTTCCTCGGTGCTATCTGTAATTCGGCCATCTTTCCACAAAAAGCCCCGCAGGGGAAAATATTACTGACTGTTTTTTTAGGCGGCGCCAGACAGGAACAACTGTTTGATCAGTTGGGTGAAGAAGGGCTGCAACAGCAGGTGCTGCGCGAAATACAATCGCTGCTGGGATTATCAGCACCACCGGTTATGCAGCATTTCAGTTGCTGGCATAAAGCAATTCCGCAACTGAATACCGGGCATGCAAAGTTGCGTGTGGCAGTAGCAACCTTTGAAAAAAAATACCCTGGTCTGCATCTCAGTGGTAATTACCTCCAGGGGGTGGCTATACCTGCGCTGCTCCAGCATGCAGCTGCATTGGCAGCCATGCTGAAGAAAAATTAA
- the hemH gene encoding ferrochelatase → MVSKSDVGIILMNLGSPDTTAVPDVKRYLNEFLMDKRVIDYPWLFRKILIEGIIVPKRAAQSAKAYASVWWDEGSPLVVLTKQLQMAVQHDMDIPVEMAMRYGNPHPEVAFENLLKQNPDLKEVILLPLYPHYAMSSYETAAEYAKEIYKKKHYKFKLSLIPPFYDEPDYINALTESMRPYLQQEYDYILFSYHGLPERHMRKADITGNHCMKVADCCHVKSPAHAHCYRHQITVTSELVAEKLGLPKEKWGISFQSRLGREEWLKPYTAGLLETLPKEGIKKLLIVCPAFVSDCLETLEEIAVEGKHSFLSSGGDSFTMIPCLNIHPLWVKAVVKYCNQIIQK, encoded by the coding sequence ATGGTATCTAAATCTGATGTTGGAATAATTTTGATGAACCTGGGCTCGCCGGATACAACGGCAGTACCGGATGTGAAGCGTTACCTGAATGAATTTCTGATGGATAAGCGCGTGATCGATTATCCGTGGTTGTTTCGGAAGATATTGATTGAAGGTATCATTGTTCCGAAACGTGCCGCACAATCCGCCAAGGCATATGCCTCTGTATGGTGGGATGAAGGCTCTCCACTGGTAGTGCTTACGAAACAATTACAAATGGCGGTACAGCATGATATGGACATTCCGGTGGAAATGGCCATGCGTTATGGCAATCCGCATCCGGAAGTGGCTTTTGAGAACCTGCTGAAGCAAAATCCTGATCTGAAGGAAGTGATTCTGCTGCCGTTATATCCGCATTATGCCATGTCTTCCTACGAAACAGCGGCAGAATATGCCAAAGAGATCTACAAAAAGAAGCATTATAAATTCAAGTTATCGCTGATACCACCGTTTTACGATGAGCCTGATTATATCAATGCCCTGACGGAAAGCATGCGTCCATACCTGCAACAGGAGTACGATTACATCCTGTTCAGCTATCATGGTTTACCGGAAAGACATATGCGTAAAGCAGATATCACCGGTAATCATTGTATGAAGGTGGCAGATTGTTGTCATGTTAAATCTCCCGCGCACGCGCATTGTTATCGGCATCAGATTACCGTTACTTCTGAGCTGGTAGCCGAAAAACTGGGATTACCCAAAGAGAAATGGGGTATTTCCTTCCAGTCGCGCCTGGGCCGCGAAGAATGGCTGAAGCCTTATACAGCCGGCCTGTTGGAAACATTGCCGAAAGAAGGAATAAAGAAACTGCTGATCGTATGTCCGGCCTTTGTTTCTGACTGCCTGGAAACACTGGAAGAAATTGCGGTAGAAGGAAAGCATTCCTTCCTGAGCAGCGGTGGTGATAGTTTTACGATGATCCCCTGTCTGAATATTCATCCGTTGTGGGTAAAGGCTGTTGTGAAGTATTGTAACCAGATCATACAGAAATAG
- the hemA gene encoding glutamyl-tRNA reductase: protein MQVFLQPEALYKNMQVSHSKEIANFHIVGINYKKTDAAIRGLYAINPAQYQHLLEHARTVQLDDLFVLSTCNRTEIYGFAGNPRELMDLLCRESNGDREQLEEMAYTKSGEEAIRHLYQVGTGLDSQILGDYEIIGQIRNAAKFAKAQLCLGSFLERLINSVLQVSKLIKTETGLSKGTVSVAFATVRMLERKCPDIRDKKIVLLGVGKIGRNTCKNMIEYLGVKEVTLINRTLQVAAAFASEHGLQFAPYENMVNEIQSADVILVASNAPQPTVLAHHLTHSSPKLIIDLSIPFNVEAAVGELAHISLVNVDELSKVQDETLQNRLGEVPKAIAIIEEHMTEFLYWYKMRKHAVVLKAVKEKLHEIHMREIQQQKNGANYKMEDIEQVSSRIIQKMINLMAGKVRKETDKSDQYIAMINDIFETGVNQD, encoded by the coding sequence ATGCAAGTATTTTTGCAGCCGGAAGCTTTATATAAGAACATGCAGGTCAGTCATTCAAAAGAAATAGCAAATTTTCATATCGTTGGCATCAACTATAAGAAAACAGACGCTGCTATCAGGGGATTATACGCCATTAATCCGGCCCAATACCAACACCTCCTGGAGCATGCCAGGACTGTGCAATTAGACGATCTCTTTGTACTTTCCACTTGTAACAGAACAGAAATATATGGTTTCGCAGGGAATCCCCGCGAGCTGATGGACCTCCTTTGCAGGGAATCCAACGGCGACCGGGAACAACTGGAAGAAATGGCCTATACCAAATCCGGTGAAGAAGCAATCAGGCATCTTTACCAGGTTGGCACCGGCCTCGACTCACAAATACTGGGCGACTACGAAATCATCGGACAGATACGCAATGCCGCAAAATTTGCCAAAGCACAGCTTTGCCTGGGTAGTTTCCTGGAAAGACTGATCAATAGTGTATTGCAGGTTTCTAAGCTCATTAAAACAGAAACGGGTCTTAGCAAAGGCACGGTATCCGTAGCATTTGCAACCGTACGCATGCTGGAACGCAAATGCCCCGATATCAGGGATAAGAAAATTGTATTGCTGGGTGTGGGCAAAATAGGCCGTAATACCTGCAAAAACATGATCGAATACCTGGGCGTAAAAGAGGTCACCCTCATTAACCGCACCTTGCAGGTAGCAGCAGCATTTGCCAGCGAACACGGATTACAGTTTGCACCTTATGAAAATATGGTGAACGAAATCCAGTCGGCAGATGTGATCCTTGTTGCATCAAACGCGCCACAGCCAACAGTATTGGCACATCATCTCACCCATTCATCTCCCAAACTTATCATCGATCTGTCTATTCCTTTCAATGTGGAAGCAGCCGTTGGTGAGCTGGCACATATATCACTGGTGAATGTAGATGAATTGTCGAAAGTACAGGATGAAACCCTGCAAAACAGGCTGGGCGAGGTTCCCAAGGCAATAGCCATCATAGAAGAACATATGACCGAGTTCCTCTATTGGTACAAAATGCGTAAACATGCAGTCGTGCTGAAAGCCGTAAAGGAAAAACTGCACGAAATACATATGCGCGAAATACAACAGCAGAAAAACGGCGCCAACTATAAAATGGAAGATATAGAACAGGTATCTTCCCGGATCATTCAAAAGATGATCAATCTCATGGCAGGAAAAGTACGGAAGGAAACTGACAAGAGTGACCAGTACATCGCTATGATCAATGATATTTTCGAGACAGGAGTTAATCAGGACTAA
- the hemC gene encoding hydroxymethylbilane synthase codes for MEKVIRIGTRESQLALWQAHQVNNLLTAQGYRTELVPIKSEGDIDLVTPLYEIGVQGIFTKSLDLALLNNRIDIAVHSFKDVPTQLPPQIVHAAILERGPVKDLLVYKTTTDFLDQPDYVANIATSSVRRKAQWLRKYPHHQLHNLRGNVNTRLRKLAEENWDGAIFAVAGLERIQVRPATSIDLDWMLPAPAQGAVVAVCREDDTFCREACAPFNHADTALATQIERAFLRTLMGGCTTPISAYAQIINSTLHFSGELCSLDGSKFFSISREVPLDEATGLGEAAAHEIMAQGGAEIVAQIRNVK; via the coding sequence ATGGAAAAAGTTATCAGGATAGGTACGAGAGAAAGCCAGCTGGCACTCTGGCAGGCGCACCAGGTAAATAACCTGCTGACCGCACAGGGATACCGCACAGAACTGGTGCCTATTAAAAGCGAAGGCGATATTGACCTGGTTACACCATTGTATGAAATAGGTGTACAGGGCATCTTCACAAAAAGCCTGGACCTGGCACTACTGAATAACCGTATAGATATTGCGGTGCATTCTTTCAAAGATGTTCCCACACAATTACCCCCACAAATTGTACATGCCGCTATACTGGAACGCGGTCCTGTAAAGGATTTGCTGGTATATAAAACAACTACCGATTTCCTGGATCAGCCGGACTATGTGGCCAATATTGCTACCAGCAGTGTACGCCGCAAAGCCCAATGGCTGCGCAAATACCCGCATCACCAACTGCATAACCTGCGTGGTAATGTAAATACACGTCTCCGCAAACTGGCCGAAGAAAACTGGGATGGCGCTATCTTCGCCGTAGCTGGCCTGGAAAGAATCCAGGTACGCCCCGCTACTTCCATAGATCTGGACTGGATGCTGCCTGCTCCCGCACAAGGCGCAGTAGTAGCCGTGTGCAGGGAAGACGATACTTTTTGCAGAGAAGCCTGCGCACCATTTAATCACGCAGATACAGCCCTGGCAACACAAATAGAACGCGCATTCCTGCGCACCCTGATGGGCGGATGCACCACCCCTATCAGCGCATATGCACAGATAATAAACAGTACCTTACACTTTAGCGGTGAGCTTTGCAGCCTGGATGGATCAAAGTTTTTCAGCATCTCCCGCGAAGTTCCGCTGGACGAAGCAACAGGACTCGGAGAAGCTGCTGCACATGAAATCATGGCACAAGGCGGCGCTGAAATAGTAGCACAGATCAGAAATGTCAAATGA